In Lacibacter sp. H375, one DNA window encodes the following:
- a CDS encoding serine hydrolase domain-containing protein, with product MNGTLRYLLTISFILWKFSSSAQQLHYTATQTELIHDSISKSRWDIGGSLSQYSFRYMSEFFPVSIIRKSNQAYVFRANNKKSVDNIVVKSGKNTLTLENYLKQLHFAGFIVVHKGAIAYEKYFSMLPEDQHTLQSVTKVITSLLITGLINEGKIDMNQSVEKYISDLKGSDWQGISVKDILNMRSGMDSYSIDFASGPFTNPLHKNYQLESSLGVLPKANKTPLSPYKFIAGIKKDKMPGLNAEYSNLNTFVLGWLAETVTGKKYADLVSERIWKPMGASSNAYVCVSDKGIPWTHGGMSATLRDLARFGMLFTNSEIKARKENLISFKQVKEIFDAPPITNSFAPFKWAYQWDLASDGIMMKSGFGGQALYIHPEKEIVIACYNYIDSDWSIMNTISDAVINDIIKAVEK from the coding sequence ATGAACGGCACGCTACGTTATTTGTTAACAATCAGTTTTATCCTCTGGAAGTTTAGCAGCTCTGCGCAACAATTACATTATACTGCAACGCAAACTGAACTTATACACGACAGTATCAGTAAAAGCAGGTGGGATATTGGCGGAAGTTTATCGCAATACAGTTTCAGGTATATGTCGGAGTTTTTTCCGGTTAGTATAATTCGTAAATCAAACCAGGCTTATGTATTCAGAGCGAACAACAAAAAATCAGTTGACAATATTGTTGTGAAGTCTGGAAAGAATACACTCACGCTCGAAAACTATTTAAAGCAATTACATTTTGCAGGTTTTATTGTTGTGCATAAAGGCGCCATTGCTTATGAAAAGTATTTCTCCATGCTTCCCGAAGATCAGCATACACTGCAATCGGTAACCAAAGTAATTACTTCGCTCTTAATTACCGGATTGATCAATGAAGGTAAAATTGATATGAACCAGTCAGTTGAAAAATACATTAGCGATTTAAAAGGTTCTGACTGGCAGGGTATATCGGTAAAAGATATTCTGAATATGCGTTCGGGCATGGACAGTTATTCGATCGATTTCGCAAGTGGACCGTTTACAAATCCCTTGCATAAAAATTATCAGCTTGAGTCTTCACTGGGTGTGTTGCCAAAAGCGAACAAAACGCCGCTTTCTCCTTACAAATTCATTGCAGGTATAAAAAAAGACAAGATGCCCGGTTTAAATGCCGAATACTCAAATCTTAATACGTTTGTTTTAGGATGGCTTGCCGAAACTGTTACAGGTAAAAAGTATGCTGACCTTGTATCAGAAAGAATATGGAAGCCGATGGGTGCATCATCCAATGCGTATGTATGTGTTTCTGATAAAGGTATTCCATGGACGCATGGAGGTATGTCGGCCACACTCAGAGATCTTGCACGTTTCGGAATGCTTTTTACCAACAGCGAAATCAAAGCAAGAAAAGAAAACCTGATCAGTTTTAAGCAGGTAAAAGAGATTTTTGATGCGCCACCAATAACCAATTCCTTTGCGCCATTTAAATGGGCTTATCAATGGGATCTTGCCAGTGATGGCATTATGATGAAAAGTGGTTTTGGCGGACAGGCTTTATACATTCATCCGGAAAAAGAAATCGTTATTGCCTGTTATAATTATATTGACAGCGATTGGAGTATTATGAACACTATTTCTGATGCGGTGATCAATGATATTATAAAAGCGGTTGAGAAGTGA
- a CDS encoding cupin domain-containing protein, translating to MKRSSFLKFCLAIGSIAAAPFKTEAGRKQKTRVGKGIMVKNGNDRFNKPLSLFEGDKFYCKVSGKDTDGDLYIFDSTRLKEGGPALHFHYEQDEWWYIISGEYMIKVGDELYHAKAGDCVFGPRGVPHTFAKVGKGESKLLMLFQPAGKMEEWFNRVHNGEIAKMTEEEKDKARKAHGFEHIGPPLTFLKKS from the coding sequence ATGAAACGTAGTTCTTTTCTAAAGTTTTGTTTGGCCATAGGCAGCATAGCAGCAGCGCCTTTTAAAACAGAAGCAGGTAGAAAACAAAAAACCAGGGTTGGCAAAGGCATTATGGTTAAAAACGGCAATGACCGTTTTAACAAACCCCTGTCGCTTTTTGAAGGCGATAAGTTTTATTGTAAAGTATCGGGCAAGGATACAGATGGCGATCTGTACATCTTTGATTCAACCAGATTGAAAGAAGGAGGTCCGGCATTACATTTTCACTATGAACAGGACGAATGGTGGTACATCATTTCAGGAGAGTATATGATAAAAGTGGGTGATGAACTTTATCATGCAAAAGCCGGCGATTGTGTGTTTGGCCCACGTGGTGTGCCACATACATTTGCAAAAGTGGGTAAGGGAGAAAGTAAACTGCTCATGTTATTTCAACCCGCAGGTAAAATGGAAGAATGGTTTAACCGTGTACACAATGGTGAAATTGCAAAAATGACGGAAGAAGAAAAAGATAAAGCAAGGAAAGCACATGGGTTTGAACATATTGGCCCACCGCTCACATTTTTGAAAAAATCCTAA
- a CDS encoding DUF4476 domain-containing protein yields MKNIFLLLSGIIITCSIQAQNSQSQRTGAVYITVNGNKNLQVAIDGVVKTFISTASTSTVNKTAPIANLEAGMHTLTFPGTGANNNRTGENMTTEFNLRRNFDMHINVNADGSIELIEKRKAGGGSNASQFNTTLRNLKAQTTNQSRNAYLNSLFNTPNTYFTSIQVVQLLQQIRVEADRLPLAKLSFRTVTDPANFSPVYGLFNVQANRTELENYVNYYDANTAGSATTTNGTAMSDSYFNSLYQNIRYQSPVSTQVASINNAFNVSGNYFTSSQVVQLLQLITAETSRLQLAKASYRTVVDPVNFTAVSNLLYTQSSRDELSAYINNGATGTTTAGAAMSEADYTTLHRSISSQFMPFSKITMLTNTFNNTAYYFTSSQVRGLLLLISSETNRLQLAKKAYRNTVDRVNYTQLNDLFTTASYKDDLTAYVKAYRD; encoded by the coding sequence ATGAAGAATATTTTCTTACTGCTGTCAGGTATCATCATTACCTGTAGCATACAGGCGCAAAATAGCCAGTCGCAAAGAACAGGTGCGGTATATATTACTGTAAACGGGAACAAAAATCTACAGGTTGCCATTGATGGGGTTGTAAAAACATTTATCAGCACAGCCAGTACAAGCACTGTTAATAAAACTGCTCCCATTGCCAATCTTGAAGCAGGTATGCATACCCTCACTTTTCCCGGAACAGGGGCAAACAATAACCGCACAGGTGAAAACATGACAACAGAATTTAACCTGAGACGGAATTTTGATATGCATATTAATGTTAATGCGGATGGCAGCATTGAATTGATTGAAAAACGAAAAGCAGGTGGGGGCAGCAATGCTTCGCAGTTCAATACCACGCTGCGGAACCTGAAAGCACAAACAACCAATCAAAGCAGGAATGCATATTTAAACTCATTATTTAACACGCCTAATACTTATTTTACATCTATACAGGTTGTACAATTGCTGCAACAAATACGTGTAGAGGCCGACAGATTGCCTTTGGCTAAATTATCGTTCCGTACGGTAACAGATCCGGCTAATTTCAGCCCGGTATATGGTTTATTTAATGTGCAGGCAAACAGAACCGAACTGGAGAATTATGTAAACTATTATGATGCAAACACTGCTGGTTCTGCAACAACAACTAATGGCACGGCGATGTCAGACAGTTATTTCAACAGCTTATATCAAAACATCAGGTACCAGTCGCCCGTTTCAACACAGGTAGCTTCAATCAACAATGCATTTAATGTATCAGGTAATTATTTTACATCCAGCCAGGTGGTGCAATTGCTGCAATTGATTACGGCGGAAACAAGCAGGTTACAATTGGCAAAAGCATCTTATCGCACAGTTGTTGATCCAGTAAATTTTACAGCCGTTTCTAATTTATTGTATACACAAAGCAGTCGTGATGAACTTTCGGCGTATATCAATAATGGTGCTACAGGAACCACTACTGCAGGTGCAGCAATGTCGGAGGCAGATTATACAACTTTACACCGTTCCATCAGCTCTCAGTTTATGCCCTTTTCAAAAATAACCATGCTCACCAATACCTTTAATAACACTGCTTATTATTTTACCAGCAGCCAGGTGAGAGGTCTTTTATTATTAATCAGCAGCGAGACAAACAGGCTGCAGTTAGCTAAAAAGGCTTATCGTAATACAGTTGACCGTGTAAATTATACGCAGTTAAACGACTTGTTTACCACTGCAAGTTATAAAGATGATTTAACTGCCTATGTAAAGGCCTACAGAGATTAA